In one window of Sulfuricaulis sp. DNA:
- a CDS encoding (Fe-S)-binding protein: MRVGLFVTCLVDLMRPSIGFAALRLLENAGCEVVVPESQTCCGQPGYNSGDYASAKALALKLLGEFKDCDYVVLPSGSCAGMIKVHYPALLKDDPSVLESVNRLSSRTYELTDFLVNVLKIEKIPGRYSGSLTYHDSCSGLRELGVQAQPRALLAKMPGVTLTEMTECATCCGFGGTFAVKFGAISTRMADKKCANIAQTGASAVVAGDLGCLLNIEGRLRRRGDLQTRVLHIAEVLAGEGKEGSTWK; this comes from the coding sequence ATGCGCGTTGGTTTATTCGTCACCTGTTTGGTGGATTTGATGCGGCCGAGCATCGGCTTTGCGGCCTTACGCCTGCTGGAAAACGCGGGGTGCGAGGTGGTGGTGCCGGAAAGCCAGACCTGCTGCGGGCAGCCCGGTTACAACTCCGGCGATTACGCATCCGCCAAGGCACTGGCGCTGAAACTCCTGGGGGAATTCAAGGACTGCGATTATGTTGTCCTGCCCTCCGGTTCCTGCGCCGGCATGATAAAAGTGCATTATCCGGCCTTGCTCAAAGACGACCCAAGCGTTCTCGAATCGGTCAATCGCCTGTCCTCCCGTACTTACGAGTTGACCGATTTTCTGGTCAATGTCCTCAAGATTGAAAAAATTCCCGGCCGTTATTCCGGTTCGTTGACGTATCACGATTCCTGCTCGGGACTGCGCGAACTCGGCGTACAGGCGCAGCCGCGCGCGCTGCTCGCAAAGATGCCGGGCGTGACCCTGACAGAAATGACCGAATGCGCCACCTGCTGCGGCTTCGGCGGAACCTTCGCGGTCAAGTTCGGCGCTATTTCCACGCGCATGGCGGACAAGAAATGCGCCAACATCGCCCAGACCGGCGCCAGCGCCGTGGTGGCTGGCGACTTGGGCTGCCTGCTGAATATCGAGGGCCGTCTGCGCCGTCGCGGCGACCTGCAAACCCGGGTGCTGCATATCGCTGAGGTCTTGGCTGGGGAAGGCAAGGAGGGCAGCACGTGGAAGTAA
- the purF gene encoding amidophosphoribosyltransferase, translating into MCGIIGILGKSPVNQAIYDGLLVLQHRGQDAAGILTCEDNRIHLRKDNGQVRDVFQERHMLGLKGNMGIGHVRYPTAGCDSPAEAQPFYVNSPYGLALAHNGNLTNADQLKDELYREDLRHINTDSDSEILINVFAHELQAVAKLRLAPEHVFKAVSAVHRRCRGAYAVTMLITGFGVLAFRDPYGIRPLVYGKRETEQGTEYMFASESVALDVVGFEYVRDVAPGECILVDQRGQVHSQQCAEKPMHAPCIFEFVYMARPDSMMDGIYVHKTRLRMGERLANKIKRVWPDHDIDVVIPIPDTSRTAALQMAYELDLPYREGFIKNRYIGRTFIMPGQAERKKSVRQKLNAIDVEFRRKNVLLVDDSIVRGTTSKQIIQMARDAGARKVYFASAAPPVRFPNVYGIDMPSRNELIGNGRTEDEIAQVIGADKLIYQDLEDLIEAAREGNPKIQQFDASCFNGEYITGDVDRAYLDRIENERNDGAKSGRSVNGSNENGMVSAEVLTFPR; encoded by the coding sequence ATGTGCGGCATCATCGGCATTCTCGGTAAATCCCCGGTAAACCAGGCGATCTACGATGGCCTGCTGGTCCTGCAGCACCGCGGCCAAGACGCCGCCGGCATCCTCACCTGCGAAGACAACCGTATCCACCTGCGCAAGGACAACGGCCAAGTGCGCGACGTGTTTCAGGAACGTCATATGCTCGGCCTCAAGGGCAACATGGGCATCGGCCATGTGCGCTATCCCACGGCGGGCTGCGATTCCCCGGCCGAGGCCCAGCCGTTCTACGTGAACTCCCCCTACGGCCTGGCGCTGGCGCATAACGGCAACCTTACCAATGCCGATCAACTGAAGGACGAGCTGTACCGCGAGGACCTGCGGCACATCAACACCGATTCCGATTCCGAAATCCTGATCAATGTTTTCGCGCATGAATTGCAGGCAGTCGCGAAACTGCGACTGGCGCCGGAACATGTCTTCAAGGCCGTGTCCGCGGTGCACCGGCGCTGCCGCGGTGCCTACGCCGTGACCATGCTGATTACGGGTTTCGGCGTCCTGGCCTTCCGCGACCCTTACGGAATCCGCCCGCTGGTGTACGGCAAGCGCGAAACCGAACAGGGCACGGAATACATGTTCGCTTCCGAATCGGTGGCACTTGACGTGGTCGGCTTCGAATACGTGCGCGACGTGGCGCCGGGTGAATGCATCCTGGTGGATCAGCGCGGCCAGGTACACAGCCAGCAGTGTGCCGAGAAGCCGATGCACGCCCCGTGCATCTTCGAATTCGTGTACATGGCGCGGCCCGACTCGATGATGGACGGCATCTATGTGCACAAGACGCGCCTGCGCATGGGCGAGCGCCTGGCCAACAAGATCAAGCGCGTCTGGCCTGACCACGACATCGACGTGGTGATCCCGATTCCCGACACCTCGCGCACCGCCGCGCTGCAGATGGCCTACGAGCTCGACCTGCCGTACCGCGAAGGCTTTATCAAGAACCGCTACATTGGCCGCACCTTCATCATGCCCGGCCAGGCCGAGCGCAAGAAATCGGTGCGCCAGAAGCTGAACGCCATCGACGTCGAATTCCGGCGCAAGAACGTACTGCTGGTGGACGACTCCATCGTGCGCGGCACCACCAGCAAGCAGATCATCCAGATGGCGCGCGACGCCGGTGCACGCAAGGTTTACTTCGCCTCGGCCGCGCCGCCGGTGCGGTTCCCCAACGTGTACGGCATCGACATGCCGTCGCGCAACGAGTTGATCGGCAACGGCCGTACGGAAGATGAGATCGCGCAAGTCATTGGTGCCGACAAACTCATTTACCAGGACCTCGAAGACCTGATCGAGGCCGCGCGCGAGGGCAATCCCAAGATTCAACAGTTCGACGCCTCCTGCTTCAACGGCGAGTACATCACCGGCGACGTGGACCGGGCGTATCTGGATCGCATTGAGAATGAGCGTAATGACGGCGCCAAGAGTGGTCGCAGTGTGAATGGATCGAATGAGAATGGGATGGTGAGCGCGGAGGTGTTGACGTTTCCGAGATAA
- a CDS encoding restriction endonuclease has protein sequence MLKVLKVYRYTVTGKLVAALGQGNLVFPLNSDLSFSGKGPHRVNRDTLIEITPYRVEVEIQDAGKDNSYKIVRTWNEDQLPRKVTDPNAPLEKRIDISPSEELSNSEKIYVGQSDGHAISTVLFVFTFFSIFMIGVWGWWPPLVALISGLLVLYFTKTPGDATKIQEVKDAKNRIRDLAEKELRLAMRDVHAWASLDGIGFERAVARIYKDQGFEVEFTPRSNDQDIDLILKKNGKVRIVQCKAHAKNIGVAAIRELAGVRASWPHAEEAILASLFDYSGAAKKFAKEHNIKLFSIARDYLKSDYRPGT, from the coding sequence ATGCTGAAGGTTCTAAAAGTTTACCGCTACACAGTTACAGGTAAATTGGTTGCTGCCTTGGGCCAAGGAAACCTTGTGTTTCCTTTGAATAGCGATTTAAGTTTTTCAGGTAAAGGTCCGCATAGAGTCAATCGAGATACACTTATTGAGATAACTCCTTATCGAGTGGAGGTTGAAATACAAGATGCTGGAAAAGATAACTCGTATAAAATTGTCCGGACATGGAATGAAGACCAGCTCCCTCGAAAAGTAACCGATCCTAATGCGCCTCTTGAGAAACGGATTGATATAAGCCCATCCGAAGAATTAAGTAATTCTGAGAAAATATATGTTGGCCAGTCTGATGGTCACGCAATCAGCACAGTACTATTTGTCTTTACTTTTTTTTCTATCTTTATGATCGGTGTTTGGGGCTGGTGGCCACCCCTTGTCGCACTTATCAGTGGTTTGTTGGTTCTCTATTTTACAAAAACCCCTGGGGACGCCACCAAGATTCAAGAAGTTAAAGACGCTAAGAATCGAATTAGGGACTTGGCTGAAAAAGAACTCCGTTTGGCTATGCGAGATGTTCACGCATGGGCATCGTTAGATGGCATTGGATTTGAGCGTGCTGTAGCAAGAATCTACAAAGATCAAGGTTTTGAAGTCGAATTTACGCCACGGTCAAATGACCAAGACATAGATTTAATTCTCAAAAAGAATGGAAAAGTTAGGATTGTTCAGTGTAAGGCGCATGCAAAAAACATCGGAGTAGCTGCAATAAGAGAGCTTGCTGGTGTTCGAGCATCTTGGCCACATGCCGAAGAAGCAATTCTTGCTAGCCTATTCGATTATTCGGGTGCAGCTAAAAAATTTGCCAAAGAGCACAACATTAAACTTTTCTCGATTGCTAGAGATTATTTGAAAAGTGATTACAGGCCAGGCACCTAG
- a CDS encoding LutB/LldF family L-lactate oxidation iron-sulfur protein, with amino-acid sequence MEVTAMHFRRKAAESLENAKLQHALKKMQSKFVDKRAAAITELPNFTEIRDAATDIRERVVNHLDSYLLRFEQEATARGAVVHWAEDIEEANRIVVEIAQRHGVRKVVKSKSMVTEECALNDYLASVGVEVLETDLGEYILQLAHEPPSHIVAPVVHKSKEEIADLFAEKHKRTRKTEITEMCREAREVLRPGFLSADMGISGANFIIAETGSVLIVTNEGNGRLTTTLPRVHVAITGIEKVVPTLEDASTLLRLLPRSATGQPITNYVSVLTGIRGQDESDGPEHFHIILLDNGRSRLLGTELQPMLRCIRCGACMNHCPVYQNIGGHAYGWVYPGPMGSVLTPSFVGLENAIDLPNASTFCGECAVVCPVKIPLPDLMRHLRHQQVVRHLRPWTERVALRLWSWAARHPAVYALLTRAAVRLLCLLGGKEKRLRHLPGASGWTKGRDMPAPAGRTFRELYQARRSL; translated from the coding sequence GTGGAAGTAACCGCGATGCATTTCAGGCGCAAGGCGGCGGAAAGCCTGGAAAACGCAAAGTTGCAGCACGCCCTGAAAAAGATGCAATCGAAATTCGTCGACAAGCGCGCGGCGGCGATTACAGAGCTGCCGAATTTCACCGAAATCCGCGATGCCGCGACTGACATCCGCGAGCGCGTGGTCAATCACCTCGACAGTTACCTGTTGCGTTTCGAGCAGGAGGCAACCGCGCGTGGCGCGGTGGTGCACTGGGCGGAAGACATCGAGGAGGCCAATCGCATCGTGGTGGAAATTGCCCAGCGCCACGGTGTGCGCAAGGTCGTCAAATCGAAATCCATGGTCACGGAGGAATGTGCGCTCAACGATTATCTGGCGAGCGTCGGCGTGGAGGTGCTGGAGACCGATCTGGGCGAGTACATCCTGCAACTGGCGCACGAACCGCCATCACACATCGTGGCCCCGGTGGTGCACAAGAGCAAGGAAGAGATCGCCGACCTGTTCGCGGAAAAGCACAAGCGCACGCGCAAAACGGAGATTACTGAAATGTGCCGCGAGGCGCGCGAGGTGCTGCGCCCGGGATTCCTGTCGGCCGACATGGGCATCTCCGGCGCGAATTTCATTATTGCCGAGACCGGTTCAGTGTTGATCGTCACCAACGAGGGCAATGGCCGGTTGACCACCACGCTGCCGCGCGTGCATGTGGCCATTACCGGCATCGAAAAGGTTGTGCCCACACTGGAGGATGCAAGCACGCTTCTGCGCTTGCTGCCGCGTTCTGCCACCGGCCAGCCCATCACCAATTACGTCTCGGTCCTGACCGGAATTCGGGGCCAGGACGAATCCGACGGACCGGAGCATTTTCATATCATTCTGCTCGATAACGGTCGCAGCCGCCTGCTTGGCACCGAGCTGCAACCGATGCTGCGCTGCATCCGTTGTGGCGCCTGCATGAATCATTGTCCGGTGTACCAGAACATCGGCGGGCACGCCTACGGCTGGGTCTATCCGGGCCCGATGGGGTCGGTGCTGACGCCGTCCTTCGTGGGACTGGAGAACGCCATCGATCTGCCCAATGCCTCGACCTTCTGCGGCGAATGCGCCGTGGTCTGCCCGGTGAAGATTCCGTTACCGGACCTGATGCGCCATCTGCGCCATCAGCAGGTGGTACGTCATTTGCGTCCCTGGACCGAGCGCGTCGCGCTTAGGCTATGGTCGTGGGCGGCACGGCATCCGGCGGTGTACGCGCTGCTCACGCGTGCGGCGGTGCGATTACTATGTTTACTGGGTGGAAAAGAAAAAAGATTGCGTCATCTGCCGGGCGCCTCCGGCTGGACCAAAGGGCGCGACATGCCCGCGCCGGCCGGCCGGACGTTCCGCGAACTGTATCAGGCGAGGCGTTCCTTATGA
- a CDS encoding O-succinylhomoserine sulfhydrylase — MSDEFDQWGFDTRAVRAGQHRTNEGENSEPIFVTSSYVFKSAAEAAARFSGAEPGNIYSRFTNPTVRAFEERLAALEGGEKCVATGSGMAAILSTCLALLKSGDHIVSSRNIFGPTVLLFNNYLGKFGIETTYVSLSDYGAWEKAIKPNTKLLFLETPSNPLTEISDIARLAKLAHAKGCLLVVDNCFCTPALQLPLKLGADVVIHSATKYLDGQGRCIGGAVVGNKELVGEKVYGFMRTCGPSLSPFNAWVFLKGLETLGLRMKAHSTNALELAQWLEKQKRVKRVYYPGLASHPQHELAKKQQSGFGGIVSFELDGGKDAAWKLIDSTRVISITANLGDTKSTITHPATTTHGRITPEQRQDAGISDGLVRISVGLEDVEDLKKDLTRGLS, encoded by the coding sequence ATGTCTGACGAATTTGACCAATGGGGCTTCGATACCCGCGCGGTGCGGGCGGGGCAGCATCGAACCAATGAGGGCGAGAATTCCGAACCGATTTTTGTCACGTCCAGCTACGTGTTCAAAAGCGCGGCGGAGGCGGCGGCGCGGTTTTCCGGTGCGGAGCCGGGGAACATCTACTCGCGTTTCACCAATCCCACCGTGCGTGCCTTCGAGGAACGCCTCGCGGCGCTGGAAGGTGGCGAGAAATGCGTCGCCACCGGCTCCGGCATGGCGGCGATTCTCTCGACCTGTCTCGCGCTGCTGAAGAGCGGCGATCACATCGTCTCGTCGCGCAATATCTTCGGGCCGACGGTGCTGCTGTTCAATAATTACCTCGGCAAGTTCGGCATCGAGACGACTTATGTTTCGCTTTCGGATTACGGCGCGTGGGAAAAGGCCATTAAGCCGAATACGAAACTGCTGTTCCTGGAAACGCCGTCCAATCCGCTCACCGAAATTTCCGATATCGCGCGTCTGGCGAAACTGGCGCATGCCAAGGGCTGCCTGCTGGTGGTGGATAATTGCTTCTGCACGCCCGCTCTACAGCTGCCACTAAAGCTGGGCGCGGATGTCGTGATCCACTCCGCGACCAAATACCTCGACGGCCAGGGCCGTTGTATTGGCGGCGCTGTCGTCGGCAATAAAGAACTGGTGGGCGAGAAGGTCTATGGTTTTATGCGCACCTGCGGACCGTCCCTAAGCCCGTTCAATGCTTGGGTGTTCCTGAAAGGATTGGAAACGCTGGGTTTGCGGATGAAGGCGCACAGCACGAATGCGCTGGAACTGGCGCAATGGCTGGAAAAGCAGAAGCGCGTGAAACGCGTTTACTATCCGGGTCTGGCGTCGCATCCGCAGCACGAACTGGCCAAGAAGCAGCAATCGGGTTTCGGTGGCATCGTGTCGTTCGAGCTGGACGGTGGCAAGGACGCGGCCTGGAAACTGATTGACAGCACGCGTGTGATTTCCATCACCGCCAATCTGGGCGATACCAAGTCCACCATCACGCATCCGGCCACGACTACGCATGGGCGCATCACGCCCGAGCAACGTCAGGACGCCGGCATCAGCGATGGCCTGGTGCGGATCTCGGTGGGTTTGGAAGACGTGGAGGATTTGAAGAAAGACCTGACGCGCGGGCTTTCATGA
- a CDS encoding protein tyrosine phosphatase family protein, with protein MDEGTLEKIYNYRRLSDMIATAGQPTEEELTTVTEAGFEVVVNLALHDAEYSLPDERKTVESLGMRYIHLPVVWEHPTQDDLEDFFEIMDELAGKRVFVHCAANKRVSVFMALYRLRRQGWLPDVTMPDVLAIWEPDSVWQEFLEMARQVAPKHNNA; from the coding sequence GTGGATGAAGGCACCCTGGAGAAAATCTACAACTATCGCCGGTTGAGCGATATGATTGCGACGGCCGGCCAACCGACGGAAGAAGAACTGACCACCGTCACGGAAGCAGGATTTGAGGTTGTCGTGAATCTCGCCCTGCACGACGCGGAATATTCCCTGCCCGACGAACGCAAGACTGTTGAATCCCTCGGTATGCGTTATATCCATCTTCCTGTCGTCTGGGAGCACCCCACGCAAGACGATCTTGAGGATTTTTTTGAAATCATGGATGAGCTGGCGGGCAAGCGTGTATTTGTTCATTGTGCCGCCAACAAGCGCGTTTCGGTTTTTATGGCGCTTTATCGTCTGCGGCGGCAGGGTTGGCTGCCGGATGTTACTATGCCTGATGTGCTGGCGATCTGGGAGCCGGATTCGGTGTGGCAGGAGTTTCTGGAAATGGCGCGACAGGTTGCGCCGAAACATAACAACGCATGA
- a CDS encoding lactate utilization protein C, with the protein MSARENILARISKARGSSVVADISAEIRRHQRGPIPPLEDDLIKRFGARAVSLASDVAQARTITEVPALVARYLGERQLPMQGVCWPALAPYGWNSVGIELQTRAARGDDLVGVTGAFVGIAETGTLMLLSGPETPATVSLLPETHIAVIESGRIVANMEQAWDRLRVERGTLPRAVNFVSGPSRTADIEQTVTLGAHGPYRVLIIIVG; encoded by the coding sequence ATGAGCGCGCGTGAAAACATCCTGGCGCGGATCAGCAAGGCACGTGGTTCAAGTGTTGTTGCCGATATCAGCGCTGAAATCCGACGCCATCAACGCGGACCGATTCCACCGCTGGAAGATGATCTGATCAAGCGTTTTGGCGCGCGCGCCGTGAGCCTGGCGAGCGACGTGGCACAGGCTCGGACGATAACGGAAGTGCCCGCTTTGGTCGCACGGTATCTGGGCGAACGCCAGTTGCCGATGCAGGGTGTATGCTGGCCGGCGCTGGCGCCCTACGGCTGGAATTCCGTGGGTATTGAGCTACAGACACGCGCCGCGCGCGGTGATGATCTGGTGGGCGTCACCGGCGCCTTTGTCGGCATTGCCGAAACCGGCACCTTGATGCTGCTCTCCGGACCCGAGACACCGGCGACGGTCAGTCTGTTGCCGGAAACGCATATTGCCGTGATCGAGTCCGGGCGCATTGTAGCGAACATGGAGCAGGCCTGGGACCGGCTGCGCGTTGAACGGGGCACACTGCCGCGTGCGGTTAATTTCGTTTCCGGTCCTTCACGCACGGCGGATATCGAACAGACCGTCACGCTCGGCGCGCACGGACCGTATCGGGTACTGATCATTATCGTCGGCTGA
- a CDS encoding CoA-acylating methylmalonate-semialdehyde dehydrogenase translates to MTKPLLSLWINGKAQASASSRAADIFNPATGEVIRRAPLANKQDVEMAVAAAQAAFPGWRDTTPLRRARILMRFRELMQAHREELVHLTTEEHGKTHEDAAGSLQRGIEVIEFAMGVPHLLKGEQAEDVGRGVDCHSLLQPVGVCAGITPFNFPVMVPLWMFPVAIACGNTFILKPSEKVPSASLRMAELLHEAGLPEGVFNVIPGDKEAVDALLTHPDVRAISFVGSTPVAKYIYETAARHGKRVQALGGAKNHAVVMPDADLDFAANALMGAAYGSAGERCMAISTVVAVGAAGDALVEKLRDKASRLKIGAGDEKGIDMGPVITAAHRERIRKLIDSGVAEGAKLVLDGRGLKVAGREKGFYLGPTLFDKVTTTMEIYREEIFGPVLIVLRADNIGDAIRLVNNNPYGNGTAIFTQSGAHARRFERDIEVGMVGINVPIPVPMAFFSFGGWKASLFGDLHVHGMEGVYFYTRSKVVTSRWPENEDKGSSSNLSMPTLG, encoded by the coding sequence ATGACAAAACCTCTCTTATCACTGTGGATTAACGGCAAGGCACAGGCCAGCGCCAGTTCGCGCGCAGCGGATATATTCAATCCGGCGACCGGCGAGGTTATCCGGCGCGCGCCGCTGGCTAACAAGCAGGATGTGGAAATGGCCGTGGCCGCGGCACAGGCGGCGTTTCCCGGCTGGCGCGATACCACGCCACTGCGGCGCGCGCGTATTCTCATGCGCTTTCGCGAGCTGATGCAGGCGCATCGCGAGGAACTGGTTCACCTGACGACGGAAGAGCATGGCAAGACGCACGAAGATGCCGCCGGATCTCTGCAGCGCGGCATTGAGGTGATTGAATTCGCCATGGGCGTGCCGCATCTGCTCAAGGGCGAGCAGGCCGAGGATGTTGGTCGCGGCGTGGACTGTCATTCGCTGCTGCAACCGGTGGGCGTGTGCGCCGGCATCACGCCGTTCAACTTTCCCGTGATGGTACCGCTGTGGATGTTTCCGGTGGCCATTGCCTGCGGCAATACTTTTATTCTCAAGCCTTCAGAGAAAGTGCCGTCGGCGAGCTTGCGCATGGCCGAGCTGCTGCACGAGGCGGGGCTGCCGGAGGGGGTGTTTAACGTGATTCCCGGCGACAAGGAGGCGGTGGATGCCTTGCTGACGCACCCGGACGTGCGCGCGATTTCCTTCGTCGGCTCGACGCCGGTGGCGAAATACATCTATGAAACCGCGGCACGGCACGGCAAGCGTGTGCAAGCCCTGGGCGGCGCCAAGAACCACGCGGTTGTCATGCCGGATGCCGATCTCGATTTTGCCGCGAATGCGCTTATGGGTGCGGCCTACGGTTCGGCCGGCGAGCGTTGCATGGCGATTTCGACGGTCGTGGCCGTGGGCGCGGCCGGCGATGCATTAGTCGAAAAGCTGCGCGACAAGGCGTCGCGACTGAAAATCGGAGCGGGAGACGAGAAAGGCATCGACATGGGGCCGGTGATTACCGCCGCCCATCGCGAACGCATACGCAAGCTGATCGATAGTGGCGTGGCGGAAGGCGCAAAGCTGGTATTAGACGGACGCGGACTCAAGGTTGCTGGCAGGGAAAAAGGTTTTTATCTCGGGCCGACCCTGTTCGACAAGGTCACGACCACGATGGAAATTTACCGGGAAGAGATTTTCGGTCCGGTGCTCATCGTCCTGCGGGCAGACAACATCGGTGATGCCATCCGTCTCGTGAACAACAATCCCTACGGCAATGGCACCGCTATCTTTACGCAGTCCGGCGCGCACGCGCGCCGCTTCGAGCGTGACATCGAGGTCGGCATGGTCGGCATCAATGTGCCGATCCCGGTGCCGATGGCATTTTTCTCCTTTGGCGGCTGGAAGGCCTCGCTGTTCGGCGACCTGCACGTGCACGGCATGGAAGGCGTGTATTTCTACACCCGCAGTAAGGTCGTAACGAGTCGTTGGCCGGAGAACGAAGACAAGGGCTCATCGTCCAATCTGTCGATGCCGACACTTGGCTAG
- a CDS encoding CvpA family protein, whose product MNSFDLLILGIVAIFAAIGAWRGMMREVISLLTWALSCALAWFYAAPVSLLFRGVFEDAALRQLFAFVLIFVAVFVLGLVGSWLLHKYFPLRRHFRMVNNALGGLVGVARGAVIVIAVFLVAGLTSVPQRDWWRDSAFSPFFERAAVYVASYIPRDIARHLRYG is encoded by the coding sequence ATGAACAGTTTTGATCTGCTTATTCTCGGAATTGTCGCCATCTTCGCTGCCATCGGTGCGTGGCGCGGCATGATGCGTGAAGTTATCTCGCTGCTGACTTGGGCTTTGTCCTGCGCACTGGCATGGTTTTATGCTGCGCCGGTTTCATTATTGTTCCGGGGCGTCTTCGAAGATGCTGCGCTGCGCCAGTTGTTCGCCTTCGTGCTGATCTTCGTCGCGGTTTTCGTGTTGGGTTTGGTGGGCTCGTGGCTGCTGCACAAATATTTCCCGCTCCGGCGTCACTTCCGTATGGTCAATAACGCGTTGGGCGGACTGGTCGGGGTAGCGCGCGGTGCCGTAATCGTGATCGCGGTGTTCCTGGTTGCCGGGTTGACCTCGGTTCCGCAGCGTGACTGGTGGCGCGACTCTGCTTTCTCGCCATTTTTCGAGCGCGCGGCGGTGTATGTAGCCAGTTATATCCCGCGCGATATTGCCCGGCACCTCCGTTACGGCTAA
- a CDS encoding SPOR domain-containing protein has protein sequence MADRDDARPEFNPKHRIVGAIVLVALVVIFVPMILDEREPPPELKGVREALPRAGISETRIVVTPVPGSEVKPMENSEAVKVTLPSVESKTAPEAKSVAPTEKPAVVKKPEPAPEKTAKPAPESKMEDGWMVQVGTFSNTQNALRLRDKLKSSGHTVHTDSVTVGGKKALRLTVGPFADRAKADKAQAQIRKETGVAGVVHSQT, from the coding sequence ATGGCGGACCGAGACGACGCCCGTCCCGAATTCAATCCCAAACACCGTATTGTCGGTGCGATCGTGCTGGTCGCGCTGGTGGTGATCTTCGTGCCCATGATACTCGACGAGCGTGAGCCGCCACCGGAATTAAAGGGCGTGCGCGAGGCTCTGCCGCGCGCGGGGATTTCCGAGACCCGGATTGTCGTTACGCCGGTGCCCGGCAGCGAAGTAAAGCCCATGGAAAACAGCGAAGCAGTAAAAGTCACGCTGCCATCGGTCGAGAGTAAAACGGCGCCGGAAGCCAAATCGGTGGCACCGACGGAAAAACCGGCCGTGGTGAAAAAACCGGAACCCGCGCCAGAGAAAACGGCGAAGCCGGCCCCGGAAAGCAAGATGGAGGACGGCTGGATGGTGCAGGTTGGCACCTTCTCCAATACGCAAAATGCCTTGCGACTGCGCGACAAACTCAAGAGTTCCGGACATACCGTTCATACCGATTCAGTAACGGTCGGCGGTAAAAAGGCATTACGGTTGACGGTTGGTCCGTTCGCCGATCGCGCCAAAGCCGACAAGGCGCAGGCGCAAATCCGCAAGGAAACCGGCGTTGCCGGCGTGGTGCATTCGCAGACTTAA